From Halalkalicoccus sp. CG83, one genomic window encodes:
- a CDS encoding 30S ribosomal protein S6e — protein sequence MADFQVVVSDPETGTTYQRDVDGQDANRFLGIDLGEEVDGDAVGLPGYTLELTGGSDDAGRPLRSDVSGPALKQILLTGGTGYKPQRDGERKRVTVRGREISEEVAQINAKISAHGEESVEELFGGDEDE from the coding sequence ATGGCTGACTTCCAGGTCGTCGTCTCGGATCCCGAGACCGGCACGACCTACCAGCGTGACGTCGACGGACAGGACGCGAACCGATTCCTCGGCATCGACCTCGGCGAGGAGGTCGACGGCGACGCGGTCGGACTCCCGGGCTATACCCTCGAACTCACCGGCGGCTCCGACGACGCGGGCCGACCGCTGCGATCGGACGTCTCGGGGCCCGCCCTCAAGCAGATCCTGCTGACGGGCGGCACCGGCTACAAACCCCAGCGCGACGGGGAGCGAAAGCGCGTTACCGTCCGTGGTCGCGAGATCAGCGAGGAGGTCGCACAGATCAACGCGAAGATCAGCGCCCACGGCGAGGAGAGCGTCGAGGAGCTCTTCGGCGGCGACGAAGACGAGTAA
- a CDS encoding DUF7112 family protein, producing the protein MDRIASDNPAIETRRATVARHGGTRKRVEIPGNDPTGEVVRLVLDGTMYHARIEGGFADADPHVAGAYETPEMARSGDGAEHLQAWLDAANRSPGSTVLLDVIEPEFAYGLREPGEEVVYDAIEKPRDSLASIARDLEEIG; encoded by the coding sequence ATGGACCGGATCGCGAGCGACAACCCCGCGATCGAGACGCGACGGGCGACCGTCGCACGCCACGGCGGCACGCGGAAACGCGTCGAGATCCCCGGCAACGATCCGACCGGCGAGGTCGTCCGGCTCGTCCTCGACGGGACGATGTACCACGCCCGGATCGAGGGCGGGTTCGCCGACGCCGATCCCCACGTCGCCGGCGCGTACGAGACGCCCGAGATGGCTCGCTCCGGCGACGGCGCCGAACATCTCCAGGCGTGGCTCGACGCGGCGAACCGCTCGCCCGGTAGCACCGTCCTGCTCGACGTGATCGAGCCCGAGTTCGCCTACGGACTCCGAGAGCCCGGTGAGGAGGTCGTCTACGACGCGATCGAGAAGCCGCGCGACAGCCTGGCCTCGATCGCCCGCGACCTGGAGGAGATCGGATGA
- a CDS encoding DUF5807 family protein: MSESKREEFLAGERPDDVAIYLAEGVVDDPDALSAYGERLDDGVLLVVPGESGRNAFSTATGKDAMAFAKEAMGEEGEIDADLTGGRCPACGDEEIRIVFAFAEEPNEEVGGIYAEGTVIHAYAQCACGTAFSQRWVAGER, from the coding sequence ATGAGCGAGAGCAAGCGCGAGGAGTTCCTGGCGGGCGAGCGGCCCGACGACGTGGCGATCTACCTGGCCGAGGGCGTCGTCGACGATCCCGACGCGCTCTCGGCGTACGGCGAGCGACTCGACGATGGCGTGCTGCTGGTCGTCCCCGGTGAGAGCGGGCGAAACGCCTTCTCGACGGCCACCGGGAAGGACGCGATGGCGTTCGCGAAGGAGGCGATGGGCGAGGAGGGCGAGATCGACGCCGACCTCACCGGCGGGCGCTGTCCCGCCTGTGGCGACGAGGAGATCCGTATCGTCTTCGCGTTCGCCGAGGAGCCGAACGAGGAGGTCGGCGGGATCTACGCCGAGGGTACGGTGATCCACGCCTACGCCCAGTGTGCCTGTGGCACCGCCTTCTCACAGCGCTGGGTCGCCGGCGAGCGTTGA
- a CDS encoding DHH family phosphoesterase: MDETLIDDETLSLSRRSVLPGQGFFYPDEFEEAAADAEAEEALAGASVAVIADPDADGLACVAILRELYGEVVLLPTSPHEIEDSLARVAEYGEPNLQLFVCDLCPDRYEYVDEELEAAVYVADSVRWFDHHQWDDDVAAAVREAGAELVVGDSDEECTADVAVRALEEEIPRHLVELAAVTRDHDLWIREDPRSDDLADFSYWSEPEEYVEVVIEHGPDLPEEVLDYLAERRVEKEALIDLAVERGETREIGPWTVGVTYGRCSQNEVAEAMRERGADASVIVKPAGSASIRGSDAFERCHEVASQVGGGGHPKAAGCKPDVYDDMLDYAHHWTTRGAVTKQVILDAFRTLAPEETEGADEEAKSREPEETDSAPDSEAED, encoded by the coding sequence ATGGACGAGACCCTCATCGACGACGAGACGCTGTCGCTGTCCCGGCGATCCGTGCTGCCGGGTCAGGGCTTCTTCTACCCCGACGAGTTCGAGGAGGCCGCCGCGGACGCCGAGGCCGAGGAGGCGCTCGCGGGAGCCTCCGTGGCGGTGATCGCCGACCCCGACGCCGACGGTCTGGCCTGCGTCGCGATCCTCCGCGAACTCTACGGCGAGGTCGTGTTGCTGCCGACGAGCCCCCACGAGATCGAGGACTCGCTCGCCCGCGTCGCGGAGTACGGCGAGCCGAACCTGCAGCTGTTCGTCTGCGACCTCTGTCCCGACCGCTACGAGTACGTCGACGAGGAGCTGGAGGCGGCCGTCTACGTCGCCGACTCCGTCAGGTGGTTCGACCACCACCAGTGGGACGACGACGTCGCTGCGGCGGTCCGCGAGGCGGGCGCGGAGCTCGTCGTCGGCGACAGCGACGAGGAGTGTACCGCCGACGTCGCGGTCCGGGCGCTCGAGGAGGAGATACCCCGCCACCTGGTCGAGCTCGCCGCCGTCACCCGGGACCACGACCTCTGGATCCGGGAGGACCCCCGGAGCGACGACCTCGCCGACTTCTCCTACTGGTCGGAGCCCGAGGAGTACGTCGAGGTCGTGATCGAACACGGCCCCGACCTCCCCGAGGAGGTCCTCGACTACCTCGCCGAGCGCCGCGTCGAGAAGGAGGCGCTGATCGATCTGGCCGTCGAACGCGGTGAGACCCGCGAAATCGGCCCCTGGACGGTCGGCGTCACCTACGGGCGGTGCTCGCAGAACGAGGTCGCCGAGGCGATGCGCGAGCGGGGCGCCGACGCCTCGGTGATCGTCAAGCCCGCCGGCAGCGCGTCGATCCGGGGCAGCGACGCGTTCGAGCGGTGTCACGAGGTCGCGAGCCAGGTCGGCGGCGGCGGCCACCCGAAGGCCGCAGGCTGCAAGCCCGACGTCTACGACGACATGCTCGACTACGCCCACCACTGGACGACCCGCGGCGCGGTGACCAAACAGGTGATCCTCGACGCGTTCCGAACGCTCGCACCGGAGGAGACGGAGGGAGCGGACGAGGAGGCCAAGTCGAGGGAGCCGGAGGAGACGGACTCGGCGCCGGACTCAGAAGCCGAGGACTGA
- a CDS encoding universal stress protein encodes MFDTVVVATDGSESVSRAIGVALDLAERFDATVHALYVVDSGEVDASPDALKDDLRDALEAEGERALDTLEGRTDREVLTAVREGRPITEIDTYAREHDADLVATGTRGRHGENRLLLGSVAEGVVRTCPVPVLTVRQLDEDGR; translated from the coding sequence ATGTTCGACACCGTCGTCGTCGCCACCGACGGCTCCGAGAGCGTCTCCCGAGCGATCGGCGTCGCGCTCGATCTGGCCGAGCGCTTCGACGCGACCGTCCACGCGCTGTACGTCGTCGACTCGGGTGAGGTCGACGCCTCGCCCGACGCACTCAAGGACGATCTCAGGGACGCCCTCGAGGCCGAGGGCGAACGCGCGCTCGACACCCTCGAGGGGCGGACCGATCGCGAGGTGCTCACCGCCGTCCGCGAGGGACGCCCCATCACGGAGATCGACACCTACGCACGCGAACACGACGCCGACCTCGTGGCCACCGGGACGCGGGGCCGCCACGGCGAGAACCGCCTGCTTCTAGGCAGCGTCGCCGAGGGCGTCGTGCGCACCTGCCCCGTCCCGGTGTTGACGGTGCGACAGCTCGACGAGGACGGCCGGTAG
- a CDS encoding universal stress protein, which translates to MTDATPSIETVLVPVDGSEESITAVEYATAIAEKYDASLHVLYVLGEEVVRGIETDTIDREAVADEAAAFVDVTAEIADEAGVPVTSSTAYGFSTTQKTRHPGSAILDCAEDVDADFIVVPREPSPDEPGEILERAAEYVLLYASQPVLST; encoded by the coding sequence ATGACAGACGCGACCCCGTCGATCGAGACCGTCCTCGTGCCCGTCGACGGCAGCGAGGAATCGATCACGGCCGTCGAGTACGCCACCGCGATCGCCGAGAAGTACGACGCGAGCCTCCACGTCCTCTACGTGCTGGGCGAGGAGGTCGTTCGCGGGATCGAGACCGACACGATCGACCGCGAGGCCGTCGCCGACGAGGCGGCCGCCTTCGTTGACGTGACTGCGGAGATCGCCGACGAGGCGGGCGTTCCGGTCACGAGCTCCACCGCCTACGGCTTCTCGACCACGCAGAAGACCCGCCACCCCGGAAGCGCCATCCTCGACTGTGCGGAGGACGTAGACGCCGACTTCATCGTCGTCCCGCGCGAGCCCTCGCCCGACGAACCCGGCGAGATCCTCGAGCGAGCGGCCGAGTACGTCCTGCTGTACGCGAGCCAGCCGGTCCTCTCGACCTGA
- a CDS encoding GNAT family N-acetyltransferase produces MPEYDYPDEVAGPYETPPITFTDAEDRDIEVRVYEDEHFDALVEMYDTFDPADRAQGLPPARESRIRSWLDTILNEGQDVVALEGERVVGHATLVPDDNDAVELAIFVHQDYQGAGIGTKLIRGLLGHGEREGVEKVWLTVERWNHAGVHVYESVGFERCSVENFELEMTLRLN; encoded by the coding sequence ATGCCGGAGTACGACTACCCCGACGAGGTCGCGGGACCGTACGAGACACCACCGATCACCTTCACCGACGCAGAGGACCGCGATATCGAAGTTCGGGTCTACGAGGACGAACACTTCGACGCGCTCGTCGAGATGTACGACACCTTCGACCCCGCGGACCGTGCACAAGGGCTCCCGCCGGCTCGCGAGTCGCGGATCCGAAGCTGGCTCGATACGATCCTCAATGAGGGCCAGGACGTCGTGGCGCTCGAGGGCGAGCGCGTCGTGGGTCACGCGACGCTCGTCCCCGACGACAACGACGCCGTGGAGCTGGCGATCTTCGTCCATCAGGACTACCAGGGCGCGGGCATCGGCACGAAGCTCATTCGCGGACTGCTCGGCCACGGCGAGCGTGAGGGCGTCGAGAAGGTGTGGCTCACCGTCGAGCGGTGGAACCACGCCGGGGTGCACGTCTACGAGTCGGTGGGGTTCGAGCGGTGCTCGGTCGAGAACTTCGAGCTCGAGATGACGCTGCGGCTGAACTGA
- a CDS encoding universal stress protein, translating into MKLLLGIGGTDDSWHALSRTAERATSAGDSLTVAILENPDTELTPEEIEEKVIERLSEYDLDPEIRHVEGDPGAMLVQIADSGEYDQIVLGGGERSPMGKIRVGSIAEFVVLNAETTVTLVR; encoded by the coding sequence ATGAAGCTGCTCCTGGGCATCGGCGGCACCGACGACTCCTGGCACGCGCTCAGCCGGACCGCCGAGCGCGCGACGAGCGCGGGCGACTCGCTGACGGTCGCCATCCTCGAGAACCCCGACACGGAGCTGACCCCCGAGGAGATCGAGGAGAAGGTGATCGAACGGCTCTCGGAGTACGACCTCGATCCGGAGATCCGACACGTCGAGGGTGATCCCGGCGCGATGCTCGTCCAGATCGCCGACAGCGGCGAGTACGATCAGATCGTTCTGGGCGGGGGCGAGCGCAGCCCGATGGGGAAGATCCGCGTCGGCTCGATCGCGGAGTTCGTCGTGTTGAACGCCGAGACCACCGTCACGCTGGTTCGCTAA
- a CDS encoding DUF5806 family protein, giving the protein MPEPSGPNADERPPSDGERTDLNDAGIDESPQTSEDENSADPRDSSEPSDDRETPDDGDDSTGSSARQAVPDAGDGSSDPSARQDVPDDVRSYARFTKMDGAAYDRVNGFLRDRTYVTAREWAIARLCADFRTETGVEMTKIGENLPELVPFMTDTYSPQAVNQARASFEEKVTKSGATFLYGAMSGFFTAEELDELMYEATEVAKFLLEIEGADLTVEEELDVEDRISEVMRDVRRSSERLRAEETGHGHENCPHCGGDLTETDADD; this is encoded by the coding sequence ATGCCCGAGCCCTCCGGCCCCAACGCGGACGAACGCCCGCCCTCGGACGGCGAACGGACTGACCTGAACGACGCCGGAATCGACGAGTCCCCGCAGACCTCGGAGGACGAAAACTCGGCGGATCCTCGCGACTCTTCCGAACCGTCGGACGACCGGGAGACTCCCGACGACGGTGACGACTCCACTGGGTCGTCAGCCCGTCAGGCCGTGCCTGACGCCGGTGACGGATCGAGCGATCCGTCGGCCCGTCAGGACGTTCCTGACGACGTTCGAAGCTACGCTCGATTCACGAAGATGGACGGGGCGGCCTACGACCGGGTCAACGGCTTCCTCCGCGATCGGACCTACGTCACCGCCCGCGAGTGGGCGATCGCACGGCTGTGTGCCGACTTCCGCACCGAGACCGGCGTCGAGATGACGAAGATCGGCGAAAACCTCCCCGAACTCGTCCCCTTCATGACCGACACGTACAGCCCGCAGGCGGTCAACCAGGCGCGCGCCTCCTTCGAGGAGAAGGTCACGAAGTCCGGCGCGACGTTTCTCTACGGTGCCATGTCGGGGTTCTTCACCGCCGAGGAACTCGACGAGCTGATGTACGAGGCCACCGAGGTCGCGAAGTTCCTCCTGGAGATCGAGGGTGCCGACCTCACCGTCGAGGAGGAACTCGACGTCGAGGACCGCATCTCCGAGGTGATGCGCGACGTCCGTCGCTCGAGCGAGCGGCTGCGCGCCGAGGAAACCGGCCACGGCCACGAGAACTGCCCGCACTGCGGTGGCGACCTGACCGAAACGGACGCCGACGACTGA
- a CDS encoding cupredoxin domain-containing protein: MSEQDKHNEGSFDRRRRTVLKAVGAGSALSTFASVGAASEHGSGGNGERGDCWCPPCIDRLSGYTALAGDDEGEWPTQPDHVVELDIEPRNVLFQEAPSEETDIQPGVAHGDHEHPQEDFPEYLFDPVGLSIDTGDVVDFYNVSPPEESLHTVTAMTPRFSEPAYFEVPQRIPDDAPPFTSPPYMAEEHWLYKFDVPGVYDLFCLPHLFLGMVMRLVVGEDDFEEPEPDESLPLAVQTVFGAPEMSVENILEQGSVGWDDLTIEEPLDPTTLFEEEE; this comes from the coding sequence ATGTCAGAGCAAGACAAGCACAACGAGGGATCGTTCGACCGTCGTCGTCGAACCGTACTGAAGGCGGTCGGTGCCGGATCGGCATTGTCGACGTTCGCGAGCGTCGGCGCGGCCAGCGAACACGGCTCGGGCGGAAACGGCGAGAGGGGCGACTGCTGGTGTCCGCCGTGTATCGACCGCCTCTCGGGCTATACGGCACTGGCCGGCGACGACGAGGGCGAGTGGCCGACCCAGCCGGATCACGTCGTCGAGCTGGACATCGAACCGCGCAACGTCCTCTTCCAAGAGGCACCCTCGGAGGAGACGGACATCCAGCCGGGGGTCGCACACGGCGACCACGAACACCCCCAGGAGGACTTCCCGGAGTACCTCTTCGATCCGGTCGGACTGAGCATCGACACCGGGGACGTCGTCGATTTCTACAACGTCTCCCCGCCGGAGGAGAGCCTTCATACGGTGACCGCGATGACCCCGCGGTTCTCCGAGCCGGCGTATTTCGAGGTTCCCCAGCGGATTCCGGACGACGCCCCGCCATTCACGTCACCGCCGTACATGGCCGAGGAGCACTGGTTGTACAAGTTCGACGTACCGGGCGTTTACGACCTGTTCTGCCTCCCACATCTCTTCCTCGGAATGGTCATGCGGTTGGTCGTCGGCGAGGACGACTTCGAGGAACCGGAACCGGACGAGAGTCTGCCGCTCGCGGTCCAGACGGTGTTCGGCGCCCCCGAGATGAGCGTCGAGAACATCCTTGAACAGGGGAGCGTCGGCTGGGACGACCTGACGATCGAGGAACCGCTCGATCCGACGACGCTGTTCGAAGAAGAGGAGTAG